One Rissa tridactyla isolate bRisTri1 chromosome 4, bRisTri1.patW.cur.20221130, whole genome shotgun sequence DNA window includes the following coding sequences:
- the MOB2 gene encoding MOB kinase activator 2 isoform X4: MDWLMGKSKGKPNGKKPAPEEKKLYLEPEYTKSRITDFEFKELVMLPREIDLNEWLASNTTTFFHHINLQYSTISEFCTGESCQTMAVCNTQYYWYDERGKKIKCTAPQYVDFVMSSVQKLVTDEDVFPTKYGKEFPNSFESLVKKICKYLFHVLAHIYSSHFKETLALELHGHLNTLYTHFILFIREFNLVDPKETTIMDDLTEVLCSSSGSSSNGGGNGSSNSAGAQNHVKER, translated from the exons GAAGTCCAAGGGAAAGCCAAACGGTAAAAAGCCAGCACCTGAAGAGAAGAAACTTTACCTAGAGCCAGAATACACAAAATCCAGAATTACTGACTTTGAATTTAAGGAGCTAGTGATGTTACCACGAGAAATAGACCTCAACGAGTGGCTAGCCAGCAACA caaCAACTTTCTTTCATCACATCAACTTACAGTATAGTACAATCTCAGAATTCTGTACAGGAGAGTCATGTCAGACCATGGCAGTGTGCAATAC ACAGTACTACTGGTATGATGAGCGGGGAAAGAAGATCAAGTGCACTGCTCCTCAATATGTTGACTTCGTCATGAGTTCAGTGCAGAAACTAGTGACAGATGAGGACGTCTTTCCAACAAAATACG GCAAGGAATTCCCAAACTCCTTTGAATCCCTAGTGAAGAAGATCTGCAAGTACCTGTTCCATGTGCTGGCCCATATCTACTCCTCACACTTTAAGGAGACTTTGGCACTGGAGCTGCACGGACATTTAAACACGCTCTACACACACTTTATCCTATTCATCAGGGAGTTCAACCTCGTGGACCCTAAAGAGACCACCATCATGGACGACCTCACAGAggtcctctgcagcagcagtgggagcagcAGTAATGGGGGCGGCAATGGGAGCAGCAACAGCGCAGGAGCACAGAACCATGTGAAAGAGAGATGA
- the MOB2 gene encoding MOB kinase activator 2 isoform X2, translated as MRLKRNGSYTLNGKSKGKPNGKKPAPEEKKLYLEPEYTKSRITDFEFKELVMLPREIDLNEWLASNTTTFFHHINLQYSTISEFCTGESCQTMAVCNTQYYWYDERGKKIKCTAPQYVDFVMSSVQKLVTDEDVFPTKYGKEFPNSFESLVKKICKYLFHVLAHIYSSHFKETLALELHGHLNTLYTHFILFIREFNLVDPKETTIMDDLTEVLCSSSGSSSNGGGNGSSNSAGAQNHVKER; from the exons GAAGTCCAAGGGAAAGCCAAACGGTAAAAAGCCAGCACCTGAAGAGAAGAAACTTTACCTAGAGCCAGAATACACAAAATCCAGAATTACTGACTTTGAATTTAAGGAGCTAGTGATGTTACCACGAGAAATAGACCTCAACGAGTGGCTAGCCAGCAACA caaCAACTTTCTTTCATCACATCAACTTACAGTATAGTACAATCTCAGAATTCTGTACAGGAGAGTCATGTCAGACCATGGCAGTGTGCAATAC ACAGTACTACTGGTATGATGAGCGGGGAAAGAAGATCAAGTGCACTGCTCCTCAATATGTTGACTTCGTCATGAGTTCAGTGCAGAAACTAGTGACAGATGAGGACGTCTTTCCAACAAAATACG GCAAGGAATTCCCAAACTCCTTTGAATCCCTAGTGAAGAAGATCTGCAAGTACCTGTTCCATGTGCTGGCCCATATCTACTCCTCACACTTTAAGGAGACTTTGGCACTGGAGCTGCACGGACATTTAAACACGCTCTACACACACTTTATCCTATTCATCAGGGAGTTCAACCTCGTGGACCCTAAAGAGACCACCATCATGGACGACCTCACAGAggtcctctgcagcagcagtgggagcagcAGTAATGGGGGCGGCAATGGGAGCAGCAACAGCGCAGGAGCACAGAACCATGTGAAAGAGAGATGA
- the MOB2 gene encoding MOB kinase activator 2 isoform X3: MLLHSQCRKSKGKPNGKKPAPEEKKLYLEPEYTKSRITDFEFKELVMLPREIDLNEWLASNTTTFFHHINLQYSTISEFCTGESCQTMAVCNTQYYWYDERGKKIKCTAPQYVDFVMSSVQKLVTDEDVFPTKYGKEFPNSFESLVKKICKYLFHVLAHIYSSHFKETLALELHGHLNTLYTHFILFIREFNLVDPKETTIMDDLTEVLCSSSGSSSNGGGNGSSNSAGAQNHVKER, translated from the exons GAAGTCCAAGGGAAAGCCAAACGGTAAAAAGCCAGCACCTGAAGAGAAGAAACTTTACCTAGAGCCAGAATACACAAAATCCAGAATTACTGACTTTGAATTTAAGGAGCTAGTGATGTTACCACGAGAAATAGACCTCAACGAGTGGCTAGCCAGCAACA caaCAACTTTCTTTCATCACATCAACTTACAGTATAGTACAATCTCAGAATTCTGTACAGGAGAGTCATGTCAGACCATGGCAGTGTGCAATAC ACAGTACTACTGGTATGATGAGCGGGGAAAGAAGATCAAGTGCACTGCTCCTCAATATGTTGACTTCGTCATGAGTTCAGTGCAGAAACTAGTGACAGATGAGGACGTCTTTCCAACAAAATACG GCAAGGAATTCCCAAACTCCTTTGAATCCCTAGTGAAGAAGATCTGCAAGTACCTGTTCCATGTGCTGGCCCATATCTACTCCTCACACTTTAAGGAGACTTTGGCACTGGAGCTGCACGGACATTTAAACACGCTCTACACACACTTTATCCTATTCATCAGGGAGTTCAACCTCGTGGACCCTAAAGAGACCACCATCATGGACGACCTCACAGAggtcctctgcagcagcagtgggagcagcAGTAATGGGGGCGGCAATGGGAGCAGCAACAGCGCAGGAGCACAGAACCATGTGAAAGAGAGATGA
- the MOB2 gene encoding MOB kinase activator 2 isoform X5, which yields MLPREIDLNEWLASNTTTFFHHINLQYSTISEFCTGESCQTMAVCNTQYYWYDERGKKIKCTAPQYVDFVMSSVQKLVTDEDVFPTKYGKEFPNSFESLVKKICKYLFHVLAHIYSSHFKETLALELHGHLNTLYTHFILFIREFNLVDPKETTIMDDLTEVLCSSSGSSSNGGGNGSSNSAGAQNHVKER from the exons ATGTTACCACGAGAAATAGACCTCAACGAGTGGCTAGCCAGCAACA caaCAACTTTCTTTCATCACATCAACTTACAGTATAGTACAATCTCAGAATTCTGTACAGGAGAGTCATGTCAGACCATGGCAGTGTGCAATAC ACAGTACTACTGGTATGATGAGCGGGGAAAGAAGATCAAGTGCACTGCTCCTCAATATGTTGACTTCGTCATGAGTTCAGTGCAGAAACTAGTGACAGATGAGGACGTCTTTCCAACAAAATACG GCAAGGAATTCCCAAACTCCTTTGAATCCCTAGTGAAGAAGATCTGCAAGTACCTGTTCCATGTGCTGGCCCATATCTACTCCTCACACTTTAAGGAGACTTTGGCACTGGAGCTGCACGGACATTTAAACACGCTCTACACACACTTTATCCTATTCATCAGGGAGTTCAACCTCGTGGACCCTAAAGAGACCACCATCATGGACGACCTCACAGAggtcctctgcagcagcagtgggagcagcAGTAATGGGGGCGGCAATGGGAGCAGCAACAGCGCAGGAGCACAGAACCATGTGAAAGAGAGATGA